Proteins encoded within one genomic window of Spirulina major PCC 6313:
- a CDS encoding serine/threonine phosphatase has product MVMIVCPECQFENPEANKFCQRCGSSLVTQTCPICDSEVSWTAKDCPECGAMVAQEWLAIAYPLQPEPEQTPFSPLDVSERYQALVPPETPTSEIRVWDSQPLQKTYLETLIEQQDGSETAAATGPIADDPNIEFWRQVGVCDPAIPYLVLQESLSPAIPVLQDTWQRDGHGIIVVEHRADWDLLIDAWGSEAIPFSQLLYWLDETLRLWSELAKFHCCQSLLTDENLRLDEDQLLCFALLLPDPAEQGAPPLRELGQLWKRLFSASGRTLYGPMMTLLERLSEGEIETVDQARTELQAIARQQEIEEATPTADTDPTPDPVNTEEDPDKMVYRGMGDDMPTVVLPMQLLSLSDAGFTDIGQQRDHNEDHFGIETSTVRRENVMSKHVQSNGLYIVCDGMGGHAAGEVASAMAVETLQQYFQTHWSDRSQLPNEDIIREGILITNEKLYSVNMKNARSGSGRMGTTLVMVLVSDINIAIAHVGDSRVYRVTRKHGVEQLTVDHEVGQREILRGVDPQDAYARPDAYQLTQALGPRDNDYVHPDVQFIELNEDTLLLLCSDGISDNDLIEQHYATYLTPLIASKANLDSGIIELVDFANEFNGHDNITGVVIRIKMRPNADQF; this is encoded by the coding sequence ATGGTTATGATCGTTTGCCCTGAGTGCCAATTTGAGAACCCTGAAGCGAATAAATTTTGTCAGCGGTGTGGCAGTTCACTAGTAACCCAAACTTGCCCGATTTGTGATTCGGAGGTGAGTTGGACGGCAAAGGATTGCCCGGAATGTGGGGCAATGGTGGCGCAGGAATGGTTGGCGATCGCCTATCCGCTGCAACCCGAACCGGAACAAACCCCCTTCAGTCCCCTTGATGTGTCCGAGCGTTACCAAGCCCTCGTCCCCCCCGAAACCCCCACCAGTGAGATCAGAGTGTGGGACAGTCAACCCCTCCAAAAAACCTATCTCGAAACCTTAATCGAACAGCAAGACGGCAGCGAAACCGCCGCCGCCACCGGCCCCATCGCCGATGACCCCAACATCGAGTTTTGGCGACAGGTGGGTGTGTGTGATCCGGCGATTCCCTATCTCGTTCTGCAAGAATCCCTCAGCCCTGCCATTCCAGTCTTGCAAGATACCTGGCAAAGAGATGGCCATGGGATTATTGTCGTCGAACATCGGGCGGATTGGGATTTACTGATCGATGCTTGGGGCAGTGAGGCGATTCCCTTTTCCCAGTTGCTCTATTGGTTGGACGAAACCCTGCGGCTGTGGTCGGAGTTGGCAAAATTCCACTGCTGTCAAAGTCTTTTGACCGATGAAAACCTCCGCCTCGATGAAGATCAATTGCTCTGTTTTGCCCTCTTGCTCCCCGATCCAGCGGAGCAAGGTGCGCCCCCCCTCAGGGAATTGGGTCAACTGTGGAAACGGCTCTTTTCGGCATCGGGGCGCACCTTGTACGGGCCGATGATGACCCTGCTAGAGCGTCTCAGCGAGGGGGAGATTGAAACCGTTGATCAAGCCCGCACGGAATTGCAAGCGATCGCCCGTCAACAGGAAATCGAAGAAGCCACCCCCACCGCCGACACTGACCCCACCCCCGACCCCGTCAACACCGAAGAAGACCCCGACAAAATGGTGTATCGCGGCATGGGCGATGATATGCCCACCGTCGTACTCCCGATGCAACTGCTGAGTTTGAGCGATGCGGGTTTTACCGACATTGGCCAACAACGGGATCACAACGAAGACCACTTCGGCATTGAAACGAGCACCGTGCGCCGGGAAAATGTCATGAGCAAGCATGTGCAGTCCAACGGGTTGTACATTGTCTGTGATGGCATGGGCGGCCATGCTGCCGGGGAAGTGGCCAGCGCCATGGCGGTCGAAACCCTCCAGCAATATTTCCAAACCCATTGGTCAGACCGATCGCAGCTTCCCAATGAAGACATCATCCGCGAAGGGATTTTGATCACCAATGAAAAACTCTATTCCGTCAACATGAAAAATGCCCGCTCCGGCAGTGGTCGCATGGGGACAACGTTGGTGATGGTGTTGGTGTCGGATATTAATATTGCGATCGCTCACGTCGGCGATAGTCGTGTCTATCGTGTCACCCGTAAACACGGGGTCGAACAACTCACCGTTGATCACGAAGTGGGCCAACGGGAAATCCTACGCGGCGTTGATCCCCAAGATGCCTACGCCCGCCCCGATGCCTACCAACTCACCCAAGCCCTCGGCCCCCGCGATAACGATTACGTCCACCCCGACGTGCAATTTATCGAACTCAACGAAGACACCCTCTTGCTGCTCTGTTCCGATGGCATTTCGGACAATGACCTGATCGAACAGCATTACGCCACCTACCTCACCCCCCTGATCGCCTCGAAAGCCAACCTCGACAGCGGCATTATTGAACTCGTGGATTTCGCCAACGAGTTCAACGGCCATGACAACATCACCGGGGTCGTGATTCGGATTAAGATGCGACCCAATGCGGATCAGTTCTAA
- a CDS encoding glycosyltransferase family 4 protein has product MKPLKILYASGPVDAASVYDYWRNGEVDPYHCTLPFVYQFFDLCRSLNAQFYVLSRCQRPGMIQDGNGKIKHSPVPFETSSPLLYYGGQLWAGLHLIWEAIAYRPDVLVIQGGRVFPFFLSPIAWLGIKVVPSYHCVLWAKYRPQSQAMKLIWALNRRLFSKDATAILSTSPDITAQIHELTQGKPRPITQFLSIYQPDQFSDFAPPHHDQSCFKILYVGRMRENKGIFDLLTIAQRFRAENYTTIQIDLCGTGPDLEPLQAAAAAAGLSDRFVCHGHCSRPVLLEKYEQAQVVIVPTTTRFVEGFNQVVLEGVLSGRPVITSAVCPAIHYVREAVMEVPPDDVQAYGDAILKLYHDPELYQEKHRTCLKIRDRFFDLSQGWGAKFHSILQAQGLTPS; this is encoded by the coding sequence ATGAAACCCCTCAAAATTCTCTATGCCTCTGGCCCGGTGGATGCGGCAAGTGTGTATGACTATTGGCGCAACGGTGAAGTTGATCCGTACCATTGCACGCTGCCCTTTGTCTATCAATTTTTTGATCTCTGCCGGAGCTTGAATGCACAGTTTTATGTGCTGTCTCGTTGTCAGCGCCCTGGGATGATTCAAGATGGTAACGGCAAAATCAAGCATAGTCCCGTGCCCTTTGAAACGAGTTCGCCGCTGCTCTACTATGGGGGGCAATTGTGGGCGGGGTTGCATTTGATTTGGGAAGCGATCGCCTACCGTCCCGATGTGCTCGTCATTCAGGGCGGGCGCGTTTTTCCCTTCTTCCTCTCCCCCATCGCCTGGTTAGGGATTAAAGTGGTTCCCTCCTATCATTGTGTGCTTTGGGCTAAATATCGCCCCCAAAGTCAGGCCATGAAACTGATTTGGGCCTTAAATCGCCGCCTCTTTAGCAAAGATGCCACCGCGATTCTCTCCACCTCCCCCGATATCACCGCCCAAATCCACGAACTCACCCAGGGTAAACCCCGGCCCATTACGCAATTCCTGTCGATTTATCAACCTGACCAGTTCAGCGATTTTGCCCCGCCTCACCATGATCAGAGTTGTTTCAAGATTCTCTATGTGGGACGGATGCGCGAGAACAAAGGCATTTTCGACCTCCTCACCATTGCCCAGCGTTTCCGTGCGGAAAATTACACCACGATTCAGATTGATCTCTGCGGCACAGGGCCGGATCTCGAACCGCTGCAAGCGGCGGCCGCTGCGGCGGGATTGAGCGATCGCTTTGTCTGCCATGGCCACTGTAGCCGCCCCGTTCTCCTCGAAAAATACGAGCAAGCCCAGGTCGTGATCGTCCCGACCACGACCCGCTTTGTGGAAGGGTTTAACCAAGTGGTGCTCGAAGGGGTTTTATCCGGCCGTCCGGTGATCACATCGGCGGTTTGCCCTGCGATTCACTATGTCCGTGAAGCCGTGATGGAAGTGCCCCCGGACGATGTGCAGGCTTACGGAGATGCGATCTTGAAGCTCTACCATGATCCGGAGCTTTACCAGGAAAAACACCGCACCTGTCTGAAAATTCGCGATCGCTTCTTCGACCTCTCCCAAGGCTGGGGTGCAAAATTCCACAGCATCCTCCAAGCCCAGGGGTTAACGCCGTCTTGA
- a CDS encoding glycosyltransferase codes for MRIGYLTGTYPRATDTFIQREIFALRDRGLEVKTFAVRRPSAAQLVGEEQRQECDRTYYLLPPQLPQLIQDHLALFFQSPGRYWAGLKLAQRTSQPGLRGLLYQWVYFVEAGSLARQLQQQNIDHLHNHLGDSSCSVAMLAAHLGDRPYSFTLHGPYIFYDPYRWHVGTKIEQARFVICISHFCRSQAMYFAPFTAWSKLNIVHCGVDPQLFPLVRHQGVGNRLLYVGRLSAAKGLPILLDSLSQLKSDYPDLCLTVVGDGEDRQILEQLTVQRGLEKHVKYVGYKSQAEVRDAMQHTDVFVLPSFAEGVPVSLMEAMAAGVPVVTTRIAGISELVDDGVSGYLVPPGDSEELTLKICRLLDQPELRSQFGSAGRAKVEAEFNIHIEANRLHQVLIESCSA; via the coding sequence ATGCGGATTGGCTATTTAACAGGAACCTATCCACGCGCAACGGATACCTTTATTCAGCGGGAAATTTTTGCCCTGCGCGATCGCGGCTTGGAGGTGAAAACCTTTGCGGTGCGGCGACCGAGTGCGGCGCAATTGGTGGGGGAGGAGCAGCGTCAAGAGTGCGATCGCACCTATTACCTCTTGCCCCCGCAACTGCCCCAACTGATCCAAGATCACCTCGCTCTCTTTTTCCAAAGTCCGGGCCGCTATTGGGCGGGCTTGAAACTCGCCCAGCGCACCAGTCAGCCCGGTTTACGGGGCTTGCTCTATCAATGGGTGTATTTTGTCGAAGCGGGCAGCCTCGCGCGACAGTTGCAACAGCAAAATATTGACCATCTCCACAATCATTTAGGGGATTCGAGTTGTTCCGTGGCAATGTTGGCGGCGCATTTAGGCGATCGCCCCTACAGCTTCACCCTCCACGGCCCCTATATTTTCTACGACCCCTACCGCTGGCACGTGGGCACAAAAATTGAACAAGCCCGCTTCGTGATCTGTATTAGCCACTTTTGCCGCAGCCAAGCGATGTATTTTGCCCCCTTCACCGCTTGGTCAAAGTTAAACATTGTCCATTGCGGCGTTGATCCCCAACTCTTTCCCTTGGTGCGCCATCAAGGGGTCGGCAATCGCCTGCTTTACGTCGGGCGGCTCTCCGCCGCCAAGGGCTTACCGATTCTCCTTGACAGCCTCAGCCAACTGAAAAGCGATTACCCCGATCTCTGTTTGACGGTGGTGGGGGACGGTGAAGATCGTCAAATTCTCGAACAATTGACCGTGCAGCGGGGGTTAGAAAAACACGTGAAGTATGTGGGGTATAAGTCCCAGGCGGAGGTGCGCGACGCGATGCAACACACCGATGTGTTTGTCTTGCCGAGCTTTGCCGAAGGTGTGCCGGTGTCGTTGATGGAGGCGATGGCGGCGGGTGTGCCGGTGGTGACGACCCGGATCGCGGGGATTAGTGAACTCGTCGATGATGGGGTGAGCGGTTATCTGGTGCCGCCGGGGGATAGTGAAGAGTTAACCCTAAAAATTTGCCGCCTGTTGGATCAGCCAGAATTGCGATCGCAATTTGGCAGCGCCGGCCGCGCCAAGGTCGAAGCCGAATTCAACATCCACATTGAGGCCAACCGCCTCCACCAAGTGCTGATCGAATCCTGTTCAGCCTGA
- a CDS encoding DnaJ C-terminal domain-containing protein, protein MASTDFKDYYATLGVTKTATAEDIKKAFRKLALKYHPDRNPGDQAAEARFKEASEAYEVLSDSDKRRKYDQFGQYWKQAGAQPGGSPYGRGGTNVDFGGFDFGQYGSFEEFINDLLGGMGGSTRTRTTRTANPGPGYRSTTGFRTDYQTASRGGGVSEANLKLTLSEAFRGVQKRLNLNGEIIDVRIPAGAKPGSRVRVRGKGTIDPMTRQRGDLYLNVNIDSHSFFNFDGDNLTCEVPISPDEAVLGGSIEVPTPDGQVSMKIPPGIRTGQTLRLRGKGWTSPKGDRTDQLVKIIIATPANPNSLEKEYYEKLRNARSDNPRTHLGQIRL, encoded by the coding sequence ATGGCTTCCACCGACTTCAAGGACTACTACGCCACCTTAGGCGTGACGAAAACAGCCACCGCAGAAGACATTAAAAAAGCCTTCCGCAAACTTGCCTTGAAGTATCACCCCGATCGCAATCCCGGTGATCAAGCCGCCGAAGCCCGCTTCAAAGAAGCCAGCGAGGCCTACGAAGTCCTCTCCGACAGCGACAAACGGCGCAAATACGATCAATTTGGTCAATATTGGAAACAAGCCGGTGCGCAACCCGGCGGTAGCCCCTACGGTCGGGGCGGTACAAATGTCGATTTTGGCGGTTTTGACTTTGGTCAATACGGCAGTTTTGAAGAATTTATCAATGACCTCCTCGGTGGCATGGGCGGCAGCACTCGCACCCGCACCACCCGCACCGCCAACCCCGGCCCAGGCTATCGCTCCACCACCGGCTTTCGCACCGATTACCAAACTGCATCCAGAGGCGGCGGTGTCAGTGAGGCGAATCTCAAACTGACCCTGAGTGAAGCCTTTCGGGGCGTGCAAAAGCGGCTTAATCTCAACGGCGAAATTATTGATGTGCGGATTCCGGCGGGGGCGAAGCCGGGGAGCCGGGTACGGGTGCGGGGCAAGGGCACGATTGACCCGATGACGCGCCAACGGGGCGACCTGTATTTAAATGTCAATATTGATTCCCATAGTTTTTTCAATTTTGACGGGGATAATTTAACCTGTGAAGTGCCGATTAGCCCCGATGAAGCGGTGTTGGGGGGATCAATTGAAGTGCCGACCCCCGATGGTCAGGTGTCGATGAAGATTCCGCCGGGGATTCGCACCGGCCAAACCCTGCGCCTGCGGGGGAAAGGCTGGACGAGTCCGAAGGGCGATCGCACCGACCAACTCGTTAAAATCATCATCGCCACCCCCGCGAACCCCAATTCCCTCGAAAAGGAATATTACGAAAAACTCCGCAACGCCCGCAGCGACAACCCCCGCACCCACCTCGGACAAATCCGCCTCTAG
- a CDS encoding FAD-binding oxidoreductase: MTFTAASINWDAIATELAGIEAIADPNQLTKLSLDYYDFSPILAAQLGHKRANLVVRPTTEAEVLRVAQVCVNHRIPLTVRGAGTGNYGQCIPLDGGIVVDLTKLNAIHWLKGGVACVDPGVRLATFDKQARPQGWEWRMYPSTYRTATIGGFIGGGSGGIGSITYGQLRDRGNLHAVRVVTLEDTPRVLELRGDAVQQVNHAYGTNGIITQLEVPLAPAYDWAEAIVTFDDFAAAAQFGQTLSDADALIKKLVSIHADPIPQYFAALQTYIPAGKSCALLILAESSLAPLQDLVAEFNGAIAYTKPATDAQKGINLAEFTWNHTTLHARAVDPTLTYLQTFFFTLENVDKMIREFGDEVMVHLEFLRVNGKAIPAGLQLVRYSTPERLNEIIHYHEANGCAIANPHTYILEDGGRKVIDPVQLAFKEQVDPYGLLNPGKMRAWFEKYPPTA; this comes from the coding sequence ATGACGTTTACTGCTGCTTCGATCAATTGGGACGCGATCGCCACTGAATTGGCCGGCATTGAAGCGATCGCCGACCCCAACCAACTCACCAAGCTCTCCCTAGACTACTACGACTTCAGCCCCATCCTCGCCGCGCAATTGGGCCACAAGCGGGCGAACTTGGTGGTGCGTCCCACCACCGAAGCGGAGGTGCTGCGGGTGGCGCAAGTCTGCGTTAACCATCGGATTCCCCTGACGGTGCGCGGCGCGGGAACAGGTAACTATGGGCAATGTATTCCCCTCGATGGCGGGATTGTCGTGGACTTGACGAAACTCAACGCGATCCACTGGCTTAAAGGCGGGGTGGCCTGCGTTGATCCGGGGGTGCGCTTGGCGACGTTTGATAAACAAGCCCGTCCCCAAGGGTGGGAATGGCGGATGTATCCCTCCACCTATCGCACGGCGACGATCGGCGGCTTCATTGGCGGCGGCAGTGGCGGCATCGGCTCGATTACCTACGGACAATTGCGCGATCGCGGCAATCTCCACGCCGTCCGCGTCGTCACCCTCGAAGACACCCCCCGCGTTCTCGAACTGCGCGGCGACGCGGTTCAGCAGGTCAACCACGCCTACGGCACCAATGGCATTATCACCCAATTGGAAGTCCCCCTCGCTCCGGCCTACGATTGGGCCGAAGCGATCGTCACCTTTGACGACTTTGCCGCCGCCGCCCAATTTGGCCAAACCCTCAGCGATGCCGATGCCCTGATTAAAAAATTAGTCAGCATCCACGCCGATCCCATTCCGCAATATTTCGCGGCCTTACAGACCTATATTCCCGCCGGAAAATCCTGCGCCCTCTTGATCCTGGCGGAATCGTCCCTCGCTCCGTTGCAGGATTTGGTGGCAGAATTTAACGGCGCGATCGCCTACACCAAACCCGCCACCGATGCCCAAAAAGGGATCAATCTCGCTGAATTTACCTGGAACCATACCACCCTCCACGCCCGCGCCGTCGATCCCACCTTGACCTATTTGCAAACCTTTTTCTTTACCCTCGAAAATGTGGACAAGATGATCCGTGAGTTTGGGGATGAGGTGATGGTGCATTTGGAGTTTTTGCGGGTCAATGGCAAGGCGATTCCGGCGGGGCTGCAACTGGTGCGCTACTCCACCCCCGAACGCCTCAACGAAATTATTCACTACCACGAAGCGAACGGCTGCGCGATCGCTAACCCCCACACCTACATCCTCGAAGATGGCGGCCGCAAAGTGATCGACCCGGTACAACTCGCCTTTAAAGAACAAGTAGACCCCTACGGTCTGCTCAACCCCGGCAAAATGCGGGCTTGGTTTGAGAAATATCCCCCGACGGCGTAA
- a CDS encoding sulfotransferase — MQNYALIVGHGRSGTNWLLDILDASPLTYCRNEPNEVHDSPCQKLAPLWQGGQDVATMTDMAAHWDEIAAWMGSRMGERDHRLATPKQYVHPWAQKLGVAYYPARPKIRQALRTAFPGMRAGEWPMPWWVGDQQKLEQAYAVLKINQAARVAVWLLKNRPQVPVLHIVRHPGGRLNSWLNRFLAVRDRDRINQRNKDRLRDVLAVSPEWSDRIGDKIDAMPIAESEMWFWRYVTETIHQAGEGLPHYHLILYENLAHDPIGTARQVYEMCDQPWTPDIEALIRAGTKESVWGAIQGTPMSVAQAWRKKLKPDEIESVNHVLDSSIMAHWWDE; from the coding sequence ATGCAAAACTACGCTTTGATTGTGGGTCACGGTCGCTCCGGGACAAACTGGCTCCTTGATATCCTGGATGCGAGTCCCCTGACCTACTGCCGCAACGAACCCAACGAAGTCCACGATTCCCCCTGCCAAAAACTCGCTCCCCTCTGGCAGGGTGGCCAAGATGTGGCCACCATGACCGATATGGCTGCCCATTGGGATGAGATTGCGGCTTGGATGGGGAGCCGCATGGGAGAGCGGGATCATCGCCTCGCCACCCCGAAGCAGTATGTGCATCCCTGGGCACAAAAATTGGGGGTGGCGTATTATCCGGCGCGTCCAAAGATTCGTCAGGCCTTGCGAACGGCGTTCCCAGGGATGCGGGCGGGAGAATGGCCGATGCCTTGGTGGGTGGGGGATCAGCAAAAACTAGAGCAGGCCTACGCGGTGCTGAAGATTAACCAGGCGGCGCGGGTGGCGGTGTGGTTGCTCAAAAACCGCCCCCAGGTTCCCGTGCTGCATATTGTGCGCCATCCGGGGGGGCGGCTGAATTCCTGGCTGAATCGATTTTTGGCGGTGCGCGATCGCGATCGCATTAACCAACGCAACAAAGACCGCCTCCGGGATGTGCTAGCCGTATCCCCAGAATGGAGCGATCGCATCGGAGACAAGATCGACGCAATGCCCATCGCCGAAAGTGAAATGTGGTTCTGGCGCTATGTCACCGAAACCATCCACCAAGCCGGCGAGGGCCTCCCCCATTATCACCTCATCCTTTACGAAAACCTCGCCCATGACCCCATCGGTACAGCCCGACAAGTGTACGAAATGTGTGATCAACCCTGGACACCGGACATTGAAGCCTTAATCCGAGCCGGAACCAAAGAATCGGTTTGGGGTGCGATCCAAGGGACACCGATGAGCGTTGCCCAAGCCTGGCGCAAAAAACTCAAGCCCGACGAAATTGAATCCGTCAATCATGTCCTCGACAGCAGCATCATGGCCCACTGGTGGGATGAGTAA
- the asnS gene encoding asparagine--tRNA ligase, producing MEKRSIIELLRHGQPDQSVTIQGWVRTTRELKGFAFMEVNDGSALANLQVVIEGSFPDYEAVLKQITIGASVSVSGRLKASEGKGQRIELVPESLDVLGGSDPETYPLQKKRHSFEFLREIGHLRSRTNTLGAVFRVRNACARAIHDFFQSRGFLWVHTPLITTNDCEGAGELFHVTSLDLGNVPKTDQGAIDFSQDFFGKPAYLTVSGQLEAEVMAMAFSNVYTFGPTFRAENSNTSRHLAEFWMVEPEMAFCDLIGNMDLAEAFLKHIFKFVLDTCPEDMEFFNQRIDKSVLATADNIINNEFERITYTEAVRYLERCDRTFDYPVSWGLDLQSEHERYLAEDLFKKPVIVTDYPTAIKAFYMRLSDDGKTVAAMDILAPKIGEIVGGSQREERLDILDQRIAAAQMPLDDLWWYRDLRRYGSVPHAGFGLGFERVVQFMTGMGNIRDVIPFPRSPLSAEF from the coding sequence ATGGAAAAACGCAGCATCATCGAACTTCTCCGCCACGGCCAACCGGATCAATCGGTCACGATTCAGGGCTGGGTGCGCACGACGCGGGAGTTAAAAGGATTCGCCTTTATGGAAGTTAATGATGGCTCCGCGTTGGCCAATCTTCAGGTGGTGATTGAGGGTAGTTTTCCGGACTACGAAGCGGTGCTCAAACAGATCACGATCGGCGCGTCGGTGTCGGTGAGCGGCAGGCTCAAAGCCTCGGAAGGGAAGGGGCAACGGATCGAGTTAGTGCCGGAATCCCTCGATGTGTTGGGCGGTTCTGACCCGGAAACCTATCCGTTGCAGAAGAAACGCCATTCCTTTGAGTTTTTGCGGGAGATTGGCCATTTGCGATCGCGCACCAACACCCTGGGTGCGGTGTTCCGGGTGCGGAATGCCTGTGCGCGGGCGATTCACGACTTTTTCCAATCTCGCGGCTTCCTCTGGGTGCATACGCCGTTGATCACCACCAACGACTGCGAAGGGGCGGGGGAACTGTTCCACGTCACGAGCCTCGATCTGGGCAATGTGCCGAAAACAGACCAGGGCGCGATCGATTTTAGCCAAGACTTTTTTGGTAAACCCGCCTATCTCACCGTCAGCGGCCAACTGGAAGCGGAAGTGATGGCGATGGCGTTCAGCAATGTCTACACCTTTGGCCCCACCTTCCGGGCGGAAAACTCCAACACCTCCCGCCACTTGGCGGAGTTTTGGATGGTGGAGCCAGAAATGGCTTTTTGTGACCTGATCGGCAATATGGATCTCGCCGAGGCATTTTTAAAACATATTTTTAAATTCGTCCTCGACACCTGCCCGGAGGATATGGAGTTTTTCAATCAACGCATTGACAAGTCCGTGCTGGCCACGGCGGACAATATCATTAACAACGAGTTCGAGCGGATTACCTATACCGAGGCGGTGCGCTATTTGGAGAGGTGCGATCGCACCTTTGACTATCCCGTCTCCTGGGGGTTGGATCTGCAATCGGAACACGAACGCTACCTCGCCGAAGACCTCTTTAAAAAACCCGTCATCGTCACCGACTACCCCACAGCAATCAAAGCCTTCTATATGCGCCTCAGTGATGACGGCAAAACCGTCGCCGCCATGGACATCCTCGCCCCGAAAATCGGCGAAATCGTCGGCGGTTCCCAACGGGAAGAACGCCTCGACATCCTCGACCAACGCATTGCCGCCGCCCAAATGCCCCTAGATGACCTCTGGTGGTATCGGGATCTCCGCCGCTATGGCAGCGTCCCCCATGCCGGGTTTGGCCTTGGGTTTGAGCGCGTCGTTCAGTTCATGACGGGCATGGGCAACATCCGCGATGTGATCCCCTTCCCCCGTAGCCCCCTCAGTGCGGAGTTTTAA
- a CDS encoding FHA domain-containing serine/threonine-protein kinase codes for MLILTLLDGRTPLQEWKFRNPERVRIGRADDNDIVLDYSQEVSRYHAELVPHGDQWRLLSYGANGTFLNGQSVRESLVTNGALMQFARGGPRIQFQQTRTTAPLTPCTHPNNPPTALFCIHCGQTLYQPQQIIRHYQVLKTLGQGGMGTTYLARDVIQNQLVVLKAMNADMAQLAKAQELFAREVRILQGLNHSGIPRYYDSFSEAGKTYLVMELVHGVNLEQWVRQWGVVSLPEVVGWMVQLCEILAYLHGLTPPLVHRDVKPANVMVRNRDRTLVLLDFGAVKEVGTPYGTRIGAEGYTAPEQDRGQPCPQSDLFAIGPTLTYLLTGNSPVQYYRFDHHIPRFSVASVPGLSDELRQVIERVTAPKVSDRYPDAIALAAALQACVPPPVAQV; via the coding sequence ATGCTGATCCTCACCCTATTGGATGGTCGCACGCCGCTCCAGGAATGGAAATTCCGCAATCCGGAGCGCGTCCGGATTGGGCGGGCTGACGATAATGATATTGTCTTGGACTATTCTCAAGAAGTGTCGCGCTACCATGCGGAACTTGTGCCCCACGGGGATCAATGGCGGCTGTTGAGCTATGGGGCCAATGGGACGTTTCTCAATGGTCAATCCGTCCGCGAAAGTTTAGTCACCAACGGGGCACTGATGCAGTTTGCCCGTGGTGGCCCCCGCATTCAGTTTCAACAAACGCGAACCACGGCCCCCCTGACCCCTTGTACCCATCCCAACAATCCTCCCACGGCTTTGTTCTGCATTCATTGTGGCCAAACCCTCTACCAGCCTCAGCAGATTATCCGCCACTACCAAGTGCTGAAAACCTTAGGCCAGGGGGGGATGGGGACGACTTATCTGGCGCGGGATGTGATCCAAAATCAACTCGTGGTGTTGAAGGCGATGAATGCAGATATGGCCCAACTGGCGAAGGCCCAGGAGTTGTTTGCGCGGGAGGTGCGAATTTTACAGGGGTTGAATCATAGCGGGATTCCGCGCTATTACGATTCGTTTAGTGAGGCGGGGAAGACCTATTTGGTGATGGAGTTGGTGCATGGGGTGAATTTGGAGCAGTGGGTGCGGCAATGGGGGGTGGTGTCGCTGCCGGAGGTGGTGGGGTGGATGGTGCAGTTGTGTGAGATTTTGGCCTATCTCCATGGGTTAACGCCGCCCTTGGTGCATCGGGATGTGAAGCCGGCTAATGTGATGGTGCGCAATCGCGATCGCACCCTGGTTTTGCTCGATTTTGGGGCGGTGAAGGAGGTGGGCACACCCTACGGCACACGGATCGGGGCCGAAGGCTATACCGCCCCGGAACAGGATCGCGGTCAACCCTGCCCCCAGTCGGATCTGTTTGCCATCGGCCCGACCTTGACCTATCTGCTGACGGGGAATTCTCCGGTGCAATACTACCGCTTTGACCATCACATCCCCCGCTTTTCGGTGGCCAGTGTGCCGGGGTTGAGTGACGAACTTCGCCAGGTGATTGAACGGGTCACCGCGCCCAAGGTCAGCGATCGCTACCCCGATGCGATCGCCCTGGCTGCGGCGCTCCAGGCTTGTGTTCCCCCCCCAGTCGCCCAGGTCTAA